One window of the Tachypleus tridentatus isolate NWPU-2018 chromosome 10, ASM421037v1, whole genome shotgun sequence genome contains the following:
- the LOC143229570 gene encoding small ribosomal subunit protein mS37 yields the protein MTRLTAPLLRKPGRRPAVPPFKFQEILPLALKNRVSGKSGADSEVCCLSEMMTMLSCFRNHDFDQSNCGKEMQAFQTCYVSHLKNLQIKRKKESLGLIPGLNYTEMSSTQVNRLLKTYPLLK from the exons ATGACTCGTCTTACTGCACCATTGCTGAGAAAACCAGGTAGAAGGCCAGCTGTTCCTCCATTTAAGTTCCAGGAGATTCTCCCATTGGCATTAAAAAATAGAGTATCTGGTAAAAGTGGAGCAGATAGTG AAGTTTGTTGCCTATCTGAGATGATGACTATGTTGAGTTGCTTTAGGAATCATGATTTTGATCAGTCAAACTGTGGTAAAGAAATGCAAGCCTTTCAGACATGTTATGTCAGTCATTTG AAAAACCTtcaaataaaacgtaaaaaagaAAGCCTTGGGCTGATACCTGGATTGAATTACACAGAAATGTCCTCTACACAAGTTAATAGATTGTTAAAGACTTATCCtttattaaaatag